Genomic window (Ruminococcus flavefaciens AE3010):
TGATATGGGGGTTTTTATATGAAACTTTATTTTAAGCAGAAGGTTTTTACATTCAAGCAGCGCACGGATATTTTCGACGAGTTCGGAAACGTGCTGTTCACCGCTGAGGGCGAGCTGTTCTCACTGGGAAGAAGAATGCACATCTACGACCGCAACAGATATGAAGTCGGATTCGTACAGCAGAAGCTTCTCCACCTTATGCCCAGATTCTCGGTATACATCAACGGTCAGTACATCGCCGACGTAGTCAGGGAGTTCACATTTTTCAAGAACAACTACCGCGTAGAGGGACTGAGCTGGCATATCGACGGTGACTTCCTTGCTCACGATTACAGTATCAGCTGCGGCGGACAGTACCTTGCTTCTATCCACAAGCACTGGATGACATGGGGCGACAGCTTTGAAATTGACATAGCTCACGAACAGGATACAATAATGGCACTTGCAGTCATAATCGCAATCGACTGCGTTATCGACCAGTCAAATAACTAAAAGGAGCATTATTATGAAAAAGTACAAATGGGGCGTTATCGGAACAGGCAAGATAGCCCACACCTTTGCAACAGCACTGAAGCATTGCGACAGAGCCGAGCTCTGCGGCGTTGCTTCACGAACAGACGACAAGGCAAAAGAATTCGCCGAGGAGTTCGGCTTTGAGAAATACTACGGCAGCTACGCTGACTTCGCAGCTAACTGCGACGCGGAGATAGTTTACATCGCAACTCCAATGGCTTCACACTTTGCAGACGCAAAGCTCTGTATAGAAAGGGGCAAAAACGTACTCTGCGAAAAGTCTCTCACCCTCAACGCCCCACAGACAGAGGAGCTTCTGGCTCTCGCAAGGGAAAAGGGCGTTTTCTTCATGGAAGCCATGTGGATGAAGTGCCGCCCCGTCTACCGTAAGATGAAGGAGTGGATAGCTTCGGGACTAATCGGCGATATCGAATACATCAAGGCGGATTTCAGCAACTTTATCCCCTACGATGAAAACGACCGCCTTTTCCGCGCGGACTGCGGCGGCGGCTGTCTCCTTGACCTGGGTATCTATCCCCTCACCCTTGCACACGACCTGCTGGGTATGCCCGACGAGATAATAACCTCCGCACACATGATGAACGGCATTGATATGAGCAATTCAATCATGCTCCGATATAAAAACGGTGCATTCGTTTCTGCGGATAACGGCTTTGAGATACAGCTCCGCAACAACGCAATTATCTCGGGCAGCAAGGGCTTCATCACTCTCGGCAACTGGTTCCACTGCACCGACGAGGGCATACTCTATGACCGCCGCGGCAGCGAGGTAGAGCGCTTCGTGTACAAGGACGAGATAAACGGCTACGAGTACGAGGTGGACGAGGTTCACAGCTGTCTCGATGCAGGACTTACCGAAAGTCCCCTTGTGCCACACAGCGATACTATAGAAGTCATGAAAATAATGGACGAATGCAGAAAACAATGGGGAATGAGATTCCCTAATGAATAAAATACGGCTTGTAAAAAAAGTCGGATAAAACTAAGCAAGGGATTCCAAAAGGACTGTGTTCCTTTGGCGGAGTCCAGAGGCAGCGCCTCTGGCGGGTTTGGGCAGAGCCCAAAAAACGAAGGCGCTTCGCAAGGGGTGAATTTCAAAACAGTCCAGTGGACTGTTTTGAAAAAGGGGACGCCTTGCAAGTGAAGGCGTCCCCTCTAAACGCTGATCTATCACACCATAAACTTAAACAGGCATAAAGGTACGACCTTTATGCCTGTTTTTTGCTTATTTATTTGGATCAAGGCTTGCTATCTTCTTGAGGAGATACTCCTGAATGCGGAGAGCGTCATTTGCTGTGATGCCCTTGCTTGAAGTATCAACGTCGGCATTTGCCGAGCCCTTATCTGTAAGGTGCTTCTCGTCAGAGCCGCTGAGTCCGTACTTATTCGGGTTTGCAAGGCTCTGCATGATAAGAACTACGTCGGACATATCAACTCCGCCGTCGCAGTTAGCGTCGCCCCATACAGTTACTGTTACATCACCGTTTGTAGTGGTCGTTGTCACAGGCTCTGTAGTAGTTGTGGCGGAAGTTGTAGATTCGGTAGTTGTAGTAGTTGTTGTCTCGGTCGTTGTAGTTGTACTCTCAGTGGTCGTTGTTGTTGTGGTGGTAGTAGTAGTCGTTGTAGTTGTAGTCGTTGTGACTGCCTCGGGCTCCTTGACGAATACAGTGTAGTTGATAACGTTTCCTGTCATTCCGTTTGTGCCGAGAACTACCTTCTGACCTGCCTCGAATTCCTTCTTGTAAGCCACAAAGTTAACATCGTTGCTGGACTTTGCTGTAAGGTCTGTTCTTATGTAGCCGCTAAGCCATGAGGGAACTGAGTTTGCGTCCTCCTCACGGGTATCAACGAGGACATAAACCTCGCACTTGTCAGCTGTGGTGAACTCCGCAAGATCAGCGTCTGTATTCTTTGAATTGCAGGCTGTCATTATGTACTCGCAGTTTTCAAGCTCAGCTGGGAGAGCTGTGTATGTGAAGTCTCTGTCGCCGTAGATAGCTCCGCCTGTCTTGTTGGACTCCATGAGCTTCCATGCGCCTGAGTTAGCGCTGTCCTTGACGAGGAAGTTCTTCACCAGCTTGCCGTTTACAGGCTCGGGAGGAGTATTGTTCAGCTTGATATTAGGTCTTGCAGGGAGCGGAGCCTCTGTGCCGAGGTAGAAGCTTGTATGTGGAGGCTGATTGTATGAGGACTGCTGACAGCCGCACTGCATACGGTACTGCATATCGTGCATGAGAGTGGTTATGCGGTACTTTGTCTCGGTATTTGTGCACCATACGCGGAGCTTTGAGTTATCCTCAGTTCTGAGGACAAGCTCCTCGCGCCAGTCGCCGAAGAGATCTGCTGTAAGGCAGGGTACTGCCTTTGTGCCGTTGTTTGAAGCACAGCCTGTAGCTGTAAATATAACTGGATAGTTATTTATTGCCGCACCGTCTGTAATGGTGATATCGTCAAGAAGCTCACGCTCCAAGTCGCCGTCCCAGTGGATAAGGAAGTTTGTAGAAGGCCATTTGTTGCCTATCTGCTTGCCTGACACATCAAATACTGCATTGGCAGGTCTTGAACCCCAGAACTCAGCGCCGCTGTTGCCTGCAACGATATTGTCCGCGCAGCAGCGTCCCGTATCCTTATCGCCGTCGTAGTGCCATATAATATTTCCGTTTCTGCCGTCAACCAGTGAGATACCATACTTGCCGTCCTCATGGCAAATGAAGACCTCTATACCCTCGTGGTTGGGATCAAGGTCGCCAACGTGCATAGCGTCGCCGTGCTTCTGCTTTGTAGACCAGAGCAGCTTTCCGTTGTCGTCGATACAGCAGGCGCCCATGCAGACCTCCTGTCTGCCGTCGTTATCGAAGTCCGCAACCATTACGTTGTGGTTTCCGCAGCCGTAAGCAGGATCGTTGGTGTTGAAGCCCGTATCGAATACCCATTTCTTTGACAGCTTGCCGTTCACAACGTCAACAGCCGAAAGGGTAAGTCTTGTATAGTAGCCTCTGCCGTAGATAACAGAGGGGTGAACTCCGTCAAGATAAGCGATAGCGCAGTTGTAGCGCTCACAGCGGTTTCCGTAGTTGTCGCCCCATGTTGACTTGGCTTCGTTGCCTGTAGCCACGCCTCTCGGAACAGGGAAATCTATGGTATCCAGAGCCTTTCCTGTTGCGCCCTCAAAGAGTGTCATGTACTCGGGTCCCTGAAGAACAAGTCCCGAGCTGTCAACATAATTTGCGCTTGCATTGCCTATTGCCTTACCTGTGCCGTCGATAGTACCGTCGCAGGTCTTGGTCACAAGCTCAGCCTTTCCGTCGCAGTCAAAGTCCGCAACAGCCATTTGTGTATAGTGCTGACCTGCACGGATATTCCTGCCAAGGTCAATACGCCAGAGCTGCTGACCTGTAAGGGTATAGCAGTCGATATATACATTGCTGGTGACGCCTGTCTTGGAGTTATCCTGTGAGTCGCTTGGATCCCACTTTACGATTATCTCGTACTGTCCGTCGCCGTTAACATCGCCTGCGCAGCAGTCATTGGGCGAGTAGATGCTTCCGGGACTTTTCAGCGGGATATCAAAGTAGTTCGTACCCGATGTAAAGCGGCAGTCCTCAGAGTTCACCACATTGCCGTTAACGAGAGTGTCAACGCGGTACTTTGAGCTTGAACTGCCCTGTGCGTCCCAGTAGTTAGTGGCTTCGCCTGCCTTGCTTGTGTAGATGAGCTGATCATCGCGAAATAGCCGGAACTCCGCATTGTCGTCATCGTTGGCGTTGAATCGCCAGCTGATGAACATGCCGTTTCCCGACTTGATAGCGTAAATGCCGCGGTCGAGGTACTCCATGATAGCTGTGCCGTTGCCGCCAACTCCGTATGCGGCATCAGCTGTGAGCAGCGTGCTCAGGTTTGAGCTCACGGCAACTGCGAGAGAGGCAGCAGCAGCCGCGATTTTTTTGAGTTTTAGGTTCATTTTAATTCC
Coding sequences:
- a CDS encoding LURP-one-related/scramblase family protein — protein: MKLYFKQKVFTFKQRTDIFDEFGNVLFTAEGELFSLGRRMHIYDRNRYEVGFVQQKLLHLMPRFSVYINGQYIADVVREFTFFKNNYRVEGLSWHIDGDFLAHDYSISCGGQYLASIHKHWMTWGDSFEIDIAHEQDTIMALAVIIAIDCVIDQSNN
- a CDS encoding Gfo/Idh/MocA family protein, translated to MKKYKWGVIGTGKIAHTFATALKHCDRAELCGVASRTDDKAKEFAEEFGFEKYYGSYADFAANCDAEIVYIATPMASHFADAKLCIERGKNVLCEKSLTLNAPQTEELLALAREKGVFFMEAMWMKCRPVYRKMKEWIASGLIGDIEYIKADFSNFIPYDENDRLFRADCGGGCLLDLGIYPLTLAHDLLGMPDEIITSAHMMNGIDMSNSIMLRYKNGAFVSADNGFEIQLRNNAIISGSKGFITLGNWFHCTDEGILYDRRGSEVERFVYKDEINGYEYEVDEVHSCLDAGLTESPLVPHSDTIEVMKIMDECRKQWGMRFPNE